A region of the Chitinispirillales bacterium ANBcel5 genome:
GCCAGAAAAATAAGATAGGGCAAGCCGCTCATCTCTGTTACATACCGGTCCAATCCTATGCCTAACCCCACGAGAAAAATAAGTGGTTCTAAAAACGGGGGCAGACCGTTACTGATAATATTTTTGGTGTAAACCCTGAAATGACGGTACCACACGCTCAGTATGCGGATAGCCAGTGATGGGTAAAGTCGGTTATTACTGCTGGGCATTAAGAGAACTCCCTGTGGCTTTTAAAAAGAGATCTTCAAGGTTTGACTGACGTAAATGATAACCACCTAACGTAAGCTTTTTAGAGAGATCACGCAGTGGTTCATAGCTTTTACTGTAAATACGAATTACATCGGCAGAACTATCTACCCTACAGCAAAGAGCGGATACTTCATCAGTTATCACCGCAAACAGCTCCTTTGAGTAAACTTCCATGACGTAGGGTTCGATATTCTCGCCAACAAGCATCTGGGGATTACCTTCCATAACGCTTTGGCCCTTATTCATGATCACCACATTATCACAAATCTGAAACGCCTCTTCCATATAGTGGGTGGTAAGAAGGATAGTCATTCCCTGACGTTTAAGAAGGCGAAGTTTATCCCAGATAAGGTGTCGTACCTGCGGATCAAGGCCGGTAGTTGGCTCATCGAGTATCAGAAGTTTTGGGTTGTTGAGCAAAGCCCGCGCAATGATCAACCTGCGCTTCATTCCACCCGAAAGCTGTTTAATTCTGGCCTTATGTTTATTCCCAAGCTCCATAAAGGCAAGCAGCTCATCGATTCTGCTCTGCGCGGTTTTGACAGGCACATTATAGAAACGGGCGAAGACCTTCAGGTTCTGCTCCACGTTAAGCTCTTCATCGAGGTTATTCTCCTGGGGAACAACACCGGAAATAAACTTTATGGCCAGAGAATCGCTCTGAGGATCATGACCAAAAACGGATAGTGTACTGCCTTTATCGCCGGTTCGGGTCGCAACCCCGTAGATCATCTTCATCATTGTGGTCTTCCCTGCACCATTTGGACCCAACAACCCAAAACAGGTAGACTCTTTAACCGAAAAGCTCAGTCCCGAAACCGCGGTATGAGCTCCGTACTTTTTCCAGATATTGTCTGCTCTAATAACATAAGTGTTGGTATTCATCTGCTCTCCAGGGAAAAGTGTATCAAAAATAGTGCAAGGCAACGAGGGATGGGAAATAAAATAGCCCGTTGATTGATCGAAATAGCCTAATCCCTGCACATAGGGCCACATTAGTATAGCACCAACCTCTATTCTCACTGCCTGCCACCTCATTTCACTTACATGCATGAATACATAACGATGCTATCGATGCTAAAGACTATACCAATCTACACCTGTAATCACCGATAACCTACTTCCGATCTGATGCGTAGTTACAGGTTATACCCTGAGAACAGTACTGTCACGTTTTTAAAACAGCTCTGTTTGCAATTAGTTGTATACAGTTATCAATGTTTCAAATTGGTGTTTTCTTTGTGTCGATAATAAGTTTTCAGAGATGCAACGTGCTGTTCGCAACTGGTATTTTTCAGTGTGCATGGTGCACAACGTGCGTTTTCAGGTAAAAACGTATGTATTTGTATTGATAGCGAACTAGCCCCACAGGCCAAACACGACCCCAATCAGCCTCTCTTGAGCCTACACACAACAGATAGAACACCAAAAGCAGGCATCGGTAAACCATTGTACGCAAGTTTTGTGAGTATATTCAGGTTTTTTGAGGATGTTTAACCAAATTTGGGGCTTTTAAGGCATAGGAAGATCGTTTCGCCCAAAAGGATAGGGCGAACTGAATAGCTGGCGGGGGTTTTAGGGGCCGACAGGAGTTACTACGCGGTTGTGCGCGGCGTTAGACCTTTTGGCTCAATGATAATTCTTTTTTTAGCGCTTCTGACCACAGTAACAGTCTTTTTCTCATTCATCACCTTTTTTGGGGTTGATACCGAAGCGTTATCGGTGCTTTGAGTTGTGGTTGTAGCGGGTGTTTTAACCGTTTTTTCAGTAGCAGCGCTTTTCTTTTTATTATAACGGTACTTATTTCTGCGGTATTGACTGCTATACTGTTTTATATGGGTGCTGTTTTTCTTAAAGAGGTAAGTGACATATTCACGCGCCTGGGCCATAAGTTCTTTCATGAGTGTAAATGCTTTGTTTCGAATCACCCGCATCTGACAAGGCCTCTCAGCCGAATAGGCGCTGGCATAGAGATGGCTTAGTTTATCGCCAAACGTTTTACATTTTTCAATCACTTTCATATCGAAATTCATCTTTTTTAGATGGTGCTGATATTTTTTCCCCAGCTCAGAGAGAAAGTGAAGATTAAGAATCATGATTTCCTGTTTAGGTCTTCGGGGAAAGGGTTTTAATTTCTCCATGGCATCATCATCTTCTCTGCAGGCAAACTTAAGGGCATCAAGCACCTGGTCTCTAAGGTCATATCCCTCATCGCGATGTTTTTTCCAAATCTTTACCGCTTCAAGCTGATCACCAAGAATCGCCGTCAGCTTCGCTTCTGCCACAGAAAAAGTTCCCGCTGCTTCTTCAATGCGATCGGTAATGGTGGTATCGTAGCCAATGCTTTTTAGCTTTTCCTCATCCTGGCGTAACAGTAAAACAGTCACCCTTGCTTCATGGGCCGATACATCAACCGGCATATCGGGACGTCGTAGCTTTTTAAACCTGGTGTTTAAAAGAACGGGGGAAAGTTTGTGGTATGATTCGTAATCATCTGCCATGGGTGCCTCCGGATTGGTTTAAGTAGACTGACGGGTTTAATGTAAACTACTATTTTAGCAATGAACAGTGGAAATTTTTTTGCGGTAAATGCATAGCATTGCGTTTTTTTTAGCCGGCAACTGAAAAGTATAGTACGTTTGGAAGGAGTACTGTGCCGCCCGGAAGCGACATATCCGGGCGACAGGATGGTCGGAAAAGTCATCAGAAAAAAAAGTTGCTCAGGTACTTTTTATCGCTGATTTTTTAGGAAATTTATATCCGAATGGATATTAATTTTTTTTAAATCTTTCTGAATGTGACTACATTGGTTTCTCCCTCATAGGAAACCCTTATTACAAGGGTAGAGCTTGTTAACTCAACGATCGTTATACTTTCTCCATCAACAATCAAATTGTTTCCTGATACAGTGTAACTATAGGTTTCTGTATTTCGCACTCTATCCCATATATTTACGGTTAACATTCCACTACCATCAAAATTAAATGTTAGTGTTGCATCTCCCTCTTCATAAGTATATTCTTCGGCATACCCATCCACATCAGTGTACACATCTTTCACTGCTTCCCAAGTACCTTCTAGGTGTGCAAGATTAACATCACCACCGTTGCCGTCTGATGAGAAGGGGTTTGAGCAGCCACTGAGAATAAAGAGTGCTACAAAAAGGGTACTGAATAGTGCTTTTTTTCTGATCATGAGATACTCCATTTATCGTATGATGTTAATGACAATAAAAGAATAGTAACTGAGTGCAATAAAATAGGTAGCAAAGCTAAACAAAACAACAAAATTCTTACAAAAGAGGCGTGGATACAGACAGATAGTAGAAGTAGGAAAGGGGTGTGAAAAATGGGCAAGAGCCGCCCGGAAGCGGCATATCCGGGCGACAGGGTGGTCGGAAAAGTCATCAGAAAAATTAGGAAATTAATATCCGAATGGATATCTACTTGTTTTAAATCTTTCTGAATGTGGTTAGAGCGGTTATTCCCTCATTGGTTTCACTTAACACAAGGGTAGAGCTGGTTAACTCAACGATCGTTTGACTACCTCCATCAACAATCAGGTTATTTCCTGAAACAGTGTAACTATAGGTTTCTGTAAATTGCTCTCCATCAACAATGTCTATTCCTACTACGGTCACATTTCCACTATCAAACGTTATTGAAATATCTCCCGGCTCCAATTCCATTTCAAAACCACCGCCATCAAACTCCACCTCGATTCCTTCCCAAGTACCTTCAAGCAGTGTAAGATCAAAGTCACTTGTCTCTCCTGCGTCTCCTGCGTCTCCTGCGTCTCCTGTCTCTCCTGTCTCTCCTGTCTCTCCTGTCTCTCCTGTCTCTCCTGTCTCTCCTGTCTCTCCTGTCTCTCCTGCGTCTCCTGCGCCTCCTTTTTTCCTGAGACGTAAAATTTCATCAAAAGCAACTAAATCAAACGATAGAATTAGCACTAAAACATCACCGTCAAATTCATAATCGTAAACTTCCCCATCCAGATCCAGTACACCACTTGCGGCACTCCAATTGCCCGAATAGCTGAAACCCCACTCTATTTCGTCAAAAGTTCCGTCTGCATATAGTGTTAACTCCCAGTCACCTTCATCAGCTGGGTAAAAGGTAGGAGTTCCACCTGTGGATATGCCTTGCTCAAAAAGCTCCCATTCTCCAACTAACTCCGGGTCACCACCTGTGCCACCGGGACCAGCAGGGCCACCGTTACCACCATTGTCTACTTCACCAACTTTCTCCATTATATAAACAGATAGTGCAACCCCTTCCATGCCCACTACCACAATTAACTGATCTCCATCAAGCTCATACTCTGCGTAGGGAATTTCGACACCGGCTTGTGACAGGCTCATTGTTCCGTTACTGTACGTTCCACTT
Encoded here:
- a CDS encoding ABC transporter ATP-binding protein, which codes for MRIEVGAILMWPYVQGLGYFDQSTGYFISHPSLPCTIFDTLFPGEQMNTNTYVIRADNIWKKYGAHTAVSGLSFSVKESTCFGLLGPNGAGKTTMMKMIYGVATRTGDKGSTLSVFGHDPQSDSLAIKFISGVVPQENNLDEELNVEQNLKVFARFYNVPVKTAQSRIDELLAFMELGNKHKARIKQLSGGMKRRLIIARALLNNPKLLILDEPTTGLDPQVRHLIWDKLRLLKRQGMTILLTTHYMEEAFQICDNVVIMNKGQSVMEGNPQMLVGENIEPYVMEVYSKELFAVITDEVSALCCRVDSSADVIRIYSKSYEPLRDLSKKLTLGGYHLRQSNLEDLFLKATGSSLNAQQ
- a CDS encoding lipocalin family protein, translating into MIRKKALFSTLFVALFILSGCSNPFSSDGNGGDVNLAHLEGTWEAVKDVYTDVDGYAEEYTYEEGDATLTFNFDGSGMLTVNIWDRVRNTETYSYTVSGNNLIVDGESITIVELTSSTLVIRVSYEGETNVVTFRKI
- a CDS encoding lipocalin family protein encodes the protein MIVKKALFSTLFVALFILSGCSNPSSSDGSGDDALVGEWEAVEMQIGTSYDDLTDNLAVGNTFEFFSNGEFEFSDGTSGTYSNGTMNMSQAGVEIHYAEYELDGDQLIVTVGQDGISLTVYVMEKVGGGDTGDNGDTGDNGGPGDNGDTITDIVGEWEAVEMQTGTSLSDLTDVAVSGVGIEFFSNGDFEFSEGNVSGTYSNGTMNVLGTKLGEYELDGDQLIVIMGEEGVALQVYLMEKVGGGDTGDNGGPGDNGDTVTDIVGEWEAVETLIGTSYDDLTETTVSGLTFEFFSNGEFELSDGTSGTYSNGTMSLSQAGVEIPYAEYELDGDQLIVVVGMEGVALSVYIMEKVGEVDNGGNGGPAGPGGTGGDPELVGEWELFEQGISTGGTPTFYPADEGDWELTLYADGTFDEIEWGFSYSGNWSAASGVLDLDGEVYDYEFDGDVLVLILSFDLVAFDEILRLRKKGGAGDAGETGETGETGETGETGETGETGETGDAGDAGDAGETSDFDLTLLEGTWEGIEVEFDGGGFEMELEPGDISITFDSGNVTVVGIDIVDGEQFTETYSYTVSGNNLIVDGGSQTIVELTSSTLVLSETNEGITALTTFRKI